The nucleotide sequence CCTTCGACCGCCAGTGTGTAATTGCCGGCCTGTTCCATAGTCAGCGTGTCGACATCGGATAAGCTATTATCAAATAGTTGATTCCCAAAGGGATCGAACAGTCGCCAGCGCGTATTGCCGGTCCCGCTCTCTGCCTGAACATCGATGAAGTAACGATCACCTGCCGTCACGTCAAAGCGATACAAGTCGGTTTCATCGGCCGGATTCAGATCTCCGTCCACGGGCGTTCCCGGCGTGATCGCAGTGGCTGACAGCAAATCCAATAGTCGGAAACCGTAAGCGCCGGTGGCATCTCCGCTACCGTCGACGGTGAGTGTATAGTCACCCGGGACGGCATCCAATAAAGGCTGATACTGATCGCTATTGGTAAACGAGCGATTGGCCAACTGGCCGCTTGGGCCGACCAACGTCCAGTACAGCGAACTATTATCGCTCAGAGAATCGAAGTAGAGATTCGATACTGTAGTCAACGTGAACGTGTAGACATCTTGCTCACCAGTGACTGCAATATCTGAGCTGACGACACTTCCAAGTGTGATCGGAGTTCCTGTTGGTGGATCGATTCCGTCATTGCCGAGCGATTGAATGGCAAAGCTATAGTTCGTAGCTCCTTTCTCTAAGCTGTCACCTTCGACTAGCAAATAGTAGGTGCCGGTTTGCGTGAGCGTTCGGTCGAAGACGGATGTAAAATAATTGGAAAATACTTCATTGCCGAACGGATCGATAAGTCTCCAAGGAAGGCTTGAGTTGAAGTCATCCGCCGACAAAGCTTGGAAATTGAATCGATCGCCAGCGTCAACATCGAATTTGTACAGATGGGTTTCGGTGTTGGGGGATAACGTGCCTGAAATGCTCGTCCCAGATGAAAGCTCGATTGCCGAACTTAGGTCGCGCAGTTGGAATTGATATTCGATTGCCTGATCCTGATATCCGCTCACCGTCAATGTGTAATCGCCCGCGAACAGTCGTCGAACCGAAGAATAAGTTTCACTACCAAATTCCATTTGGCTGAACACGTTGCCTGTGGGGCCATCAAGCGTTACGTACCCGTCGTGCGTCAATGCATCGAAATAGAGCAGTTTCTCACTGGATAGGCTGAAGGTGAATTTGTCTTCTTCCCAGGGGAAGTCGATCACACCGCTTACCGGAATCTGACCGCCCGACAGTTCGTCCGCAATTCCCGTTAGGTTTCCGTTTGCGTCGTAGGAAAGCAGCGTCGTGTTGCCACGTGCGTCGACGGTGCTTGTGACTAAGTTGTTACCGTTTCGGCGAATGTTCGGCAGATTGCCGATCGCGTCAGTTGAACCGACTTCTTGACCAGCACGATCTAGGCGGCTTCGAACGACGTTTCCGTTGCCATCAGCGTAGACGGCTTCGGGAGGCCCCAGGTCGACGGCCTGTGCGGGAGTGGTCGGGTCGGTTGATTTCACATGGGTGAGCAGACCTTGGGTCACGACGGGAGATACCATGACGACGGTTCCATCCTTGAGAACCGATCGGCTGACACGTCCGAAGACATCGTAAAAGGCTTCTTCACGGCGACCAAGTTGATCGACCTCCGACGTCATGTGATGATCCCCGTCATAGCCCCATGTTCGTTGGGACTCGTCGGGATCTGTGACTCGAAACAAATTGCCTTGCGCGTCGTATTCAAGTCGAGTTACGCGATTCGCAGGATCGGCAATTGTGGTGAGTCGGCCATCGGTGTAGGTGAATGTCGTGTTCAGGCCAACGGGATCGACTATGGATGTGAGAAGGCCCGCCGTGCCGTACCGATACTCCGTCTGGTTTTCGTTGCGATCGCGAACCGTCGTGAGTTGATTGCTTGTATTGAAGGAATAGACCGTTTGATCTTCCATCGTTCGCTGAAACGTTCCGTCCATACGTTTGACCAGTTTCGAGAAATCACCAGCCGGATTTCCGTAGGGTTCGCCGGATGAAACGGGCGCGCCGAAAAGTAACTCGCTACCGTCACCATCAATCAGTATCAAAGAGCCATCTTCGTTTTCGATAATTTCTTGCAGTCCAACCAACCCCCAGCCGCTACCGAAGGGGCTGTTGATCGTGTTGACATGGATCAGATCGTCCGATTGGGACTGCGTCGAATAGGACATTCTCGCGACGCTGCCTGTCGTGCCTGAACAGAAAATCTCTCCGTTGTCGCCGATGAAGCTTCTGCCAATGCACGTCGTTTGGCTCCAGCTTTGGGTCAGCCCCGTAGTGACCGTGTATTCATACTTGCCAGTGTCCATCGCCCGCAGGTCGAGCTGCAGTCCGTAGTCGGAGGCGCCTCGCACCGGGGAAGTCCGGAAAAAGTGCTCTCCACCACGCAGATCCGGGAACTCTGCGTTTCCAGATCCCTGGCTATCAAAACCCGGTACTTGATAGGTTAAGTTCCCTTGTTGCACCGACACGCGAGCGAGTACTTCTGAATTTGCGGCGGCATCGTTTAGACCACTGTAGATGATGGGTTGGGGATCGGCACGCAGGGAGTCATAGTACAACGACAATCCTCGCGTCACGCCAAGGGAAGTGTACGGCACGAGCGTGTGCGTTTCGGTTAGACCACCGGTGAACAAATTGACTTCGGAAGTTGTCTTGATGTTTGCTCCGCATGTGTCGCAGGTATCATCTATGGTCCGATCATTATCCAGCGGTTTGAGAGTGTCCGACGGTGGCGCGGGGATTTGGAAAAAATGCCAGCTACTGTTGCGAACTCCGCCCGCGATTGTTTCGATCCTGCTGCCATCGCTGGTGACCTGCCCTTCGCCAACGTTTTCAAACTCGCCGGTAACGGGATTAATCGACCACAAATCCATCGTGGTGCCGGCTAAGTATCCCGCCAAATTTGGTAGCGAAAGCGGTGCCGGTTGCGTGAAAACCATGTCGGCTGGCTGAATGGTGACGACAAGATCGGGGTTCAGGTTTGCTGGTAGCGAAGCGGGCGTTAGTTGTGTTGGGACCTCAGTAATGCCTAGCATGCCGGTGAAGGCGGCACCGTTGCGATCCATCAATGATCCAGCCGCAATCATTAAGGATGTTCCGGGCAAGGCATTCGTCGTAACCAATGTATCCTGAGCCGGATCGATCGGTTTGGCGTTGATCATATCCAGGACCGGCAAATAGATCGGCCGTGCGATCACATTGTTCACACCAGCGATGACCGCATTGTCCAAAAGCAACGGCAGTTTTTCTGCGACATACGGATACGTCAGGTTTGGCCGCGAAGGGTCGTCGTATAATTCGCCTCGAATCTTGATCGTATCACTCACGAGCGGCGCGGTCCCAAGGTCGATCTCAAATCTACCGTCGGACGCTGTCAGACCACTTATTCCGGCAATCTCGACCGGGACATTCGCTAGCGGTGTTTGGTCGACATCGAGCACGTGGCCACTGATTCGCGTCGTCGTGAGTGGATCCGCAACGATATTTAGATCGAATGAGGTTGTGGTGGAAAGCACGCCGTCACTAACGGTCGCCTCGATCTGGTAGACCCCGATATCACTAAGCGTTGGCGTGACGACCAAGCGGCCATTGCCTGAGTCAAATCGACTGGTTGGCAGTCGGCCATCGCCGCCGACTGCACGGATGTTGTAACGCAACGTGTCGTTATCGCTGTCTGTGGCGACGATTGGAATCTCAATCGTATCGCCGGGCATGACCGACACAAAGGAAATTTGGGCGACGTCGGGTGCTTGATTGGCTACGCCCGCCAGGATTTGGGGAACGAGCTTGAATGGTAGGTTTGAAGGATTGCTGAAGCGGACACGGATGATTCCCGACGGTTCGTTTTTGGTGAGCCCACCGGACGGGATGACATTTCGCAAACTGATATAAGGAACGCCCTCGTCCGTGACGCCCGAAGGATTCAGGAGTTCTACCGTGGAAGGCAAAGTCGGAAACGTTAAAACACTGCTGCGACTAAGTGCGGATTGGCTGTCGTGGACCGAGATTTCGATACTGTACGTCCCCGCAGATCGATCAAAGGTCGCAAGTCGCTCAACGACGCTCGCGGATGACTGTGGCACCAGCAGAGTTGTATCGATGGCTTCGGCTTCGGCAGCGATGGGTTGCCCAAACTGCACCGCGCCAACGCTGGTGCCTGCAGGATCGACTACGTTGGACAGCAAGTTTACCGTGACGGAGCTGTCGATGACCGAGTTTCGGTTCAACAGCTGCATCACGAGAACTCCGGTATCTGTCACCACACTGGATGAAAGGTCGAGTTCGAGGATCTGGCCATCCCAGCGAGAGATTCCAGGGGTGTTGCGGGCCTCTGT is from Neorhodopirellula lusitana and encodes:
- a CDS encoding dockerin type I domain-containing protein — protein: MKLRLHRKNRYRRPVIESLARREMLSADWRNPADNYDVNHDFSITALDALLIINELNKRGKSNELTDPFPIDGPYVDVDGNGSVTPLDALQIINSLNSGVMGRRVIGDDEVLGSEQATYITLGQAGGKRVYRMEINAAFDATGHEALEADLFSVYLVDPANRSQSLIGNSTQLDPLFSLSATEARNTPGISRWDGQILELDLSSSVVTDTGVLVMQLLNRNSVIDSSVTVNLLSNVVDPAGTSVGAVQFGQPIAAEAEAIDTTLLVPQSSASVVERLATFDRSAGTYSIEISVHDSQSALSRSSVLTFPTLPSTVELLNPSGVTDEGVPYISLRNVIPSGGLTKNEPSGIIRVRFSNPSNLPFKLVPQILAGVANQAPDVAQISFVSVMPGDTIEIPIVATDSDNDTLRYNIRAVGGDGRLPTSRFDSGNGRLVVTPTLSDIGVYQIEATVSDGVLSTTTSFDLNIVADPLTTTRISGHVLDVDQTPLANVPVEIAGISGLTASDGRFEIDLGTAPLVSDTIKIRGELYDDPSRPNLTYPYVAEKLPLLLDNAVIAGVNNVIARPIYLPVLDMINAKPIDPAQDTLVTTNALPGTSLMIAAGSLMDRNGAAFTGMLGITEVPTQLTPASLPANLNPDLVVTIQPADMVFTQPAPLSLPNLAGYLAGTTMDLWSINPVTGEFENVGEGQVTSDGSRIETIAGGVRNSSWHFFQIPAPPSDTLKPLDNDRTIDDTCDTCGANIKTTSEVNLFTGGLTETHTLVPYTSLGVTRGLSLYYDSLRADPQPIIYSGLNDAAANSEVLARVSVQQGNLTYQVPGFDSQGSGNAEFPDLRGGEHFFRTSPVRGASDYGLQLDLRAMDTGKYEYTVTTGLTQSWSQTTCIGRSFIGDNGEIFCSGTTGSVARMSYSTQSQSDDLIHVNTINSPFGSGWGLVGLQEIIENEDGSLILIDGDGSELLFGAPVSSGEPYGNPAGDFSKLVKRMDGTFQRTMEDQTVYSFNTSNQLTTVRDRNENQTEYRYGTAGLLTSIVDPVGLNTTFTYTDGRLTTIADPANRVTRLEYDAQGNLFRVTDPDESQRTWGYDGDHHMTSEVDQLGRREEAFYDVFGRVSRSVLKDGTVVMVSPVVTQGLLTHVKSTDPTTPAQAVDLGPPEAVYADGNGNVVRSRLDRAGQEVGSTDAIGNLPNIRRNGNNLVTSTVDARGNTTLLSYDANGNLTGIADELSGGQIPVSGVIDFPWEEDKFTFSLSSEKLLYFDALTHDGYVTLDGPTGNVFSQMEFGSETYSSVRRLFAGDYTLTVSGYQDQAIEYQFQLRDLSSAIELSSGTSISGTLSPNTETHLYKFDVDAGDRFNFQALSADDFNSSLPWRLIDPFGNEVFSNYFTSVFDRTLTQTGTYYLLVEGDSLEKGATNYSFAIQSLGNDGIDPPTGTPITLGSVVSSDIAVTGEQDVYTFTLTTVSNLYFDSLSDNSSLYWTLVGPSGQLANRSFTNSDQYQPLLDAVPGDYTLTVDGSGDATGAYGFRLLDLLSATAITPGTPVDGDLNPADETDLYRFDVTAGDRYFIDVQAESGTGNTRWRLFDPFGNQLFDNSLSDVDTLTMEQAGNYTLAVEG